The uncultured Cohaesibacter sp. genome window below encodes:
- the rpmG gene encoding 50S ribosomal protein L33, with the protein MAKATTIKIRLVSTADTGYFYVTKKNSRTMTEKMVKRKYDPVAKKHVEFKEAKIK; encoded by the coding sequence ATGGCTAAGGCAACAACAATCAAGATCCGTCTGGTCAGCACCGCTGACACGGGTTACTTTTACGTCACCAAGAAGAATTCCCGCACCATGACCGAAAAAATGGTCAAGCGGAAATACGACCCGGTGGCTAAGAAACACGTCGAGTTCAAGGAAGCCAAAATCAAGTAA